The following are encoded together in the Bradyrhizobium algeriense genome:
- a CDS encoding glutathione S-transferase → MARYKLHCIGASGNSYKLALYLNCAGLDWEPVGVDFAGGQTRDPGWRANMNAMGEVPVLEVDGQFMSQSGAILIWLAETTGKFAPGADQRYEALRWIMFDNHKFTNNHAMHRFQRSFMPEPVHPAILSFLRSRTEASFAIAEKHLADRAFMLGDKPTIVDFSMAGYVYYPKEETGFDIAAAFPALHAWRERLAALPGWKPPYELMPVGSDLRLSMLRPA, encoded by the coding sequence ATGGCCCGCTACAAGCTGCATTGCATAGGTGCCTCGGGCAATTCCTATAAATTGGCGCTCTATCTGAATTGCGCCGGCCTCGACTGGGAGCCGGTGGGGGTCGACTTTGCCGGCGGCCAGACCCGCGATCCGGGCTGGCGGGCAAATATGAACGCGATGGGCGAGGTCCCGGTGCTGGAAGTCGACGGGCAGTTCATGTCGCAGTCGGGCGCGATCCTGATCTGGCTCGCGGAAACCACCGGCAAGTTTGCGCCCGGCGCTGACCAGCGATACGAGGCCTTGCGCTGGATCATGTTCGATAATCACAAGTTCACGAACAATCATGCGATGCACCGGTTTCAGAGGTCATTCATGCCGGAGCCGGTGCATCCGGCCATCCTGTCGTTCCTGCGCTCGCGTACCGAGGCGAGCTTTGCGATTGCCGAAAAGCATCTCGCCGATCGCGCCTTCATGCTCGGCGACAAGCCGACCATCGTGGACTTTTCCATGGCGGGATATGTGTATTACCCCAAGGAGGAGACCGGCTTCGACATCGCGGCGGCTTTTCCGGCGCTCCATGCCTGGCGCGAGCGCCTCGCGGCGCTGCCGGGCTGGAAACCGCCCTACGAGCTGATGCCGGTGGGATCGGATCTGCGGCTCTCGATGCTCCGACCCGCATAA
- a CDS encoding N-acyl-D-amino-acid deacylase family protein, whose protein sequence is MTSTPDLVIRGGTIADGKGGELFEADVAISGGRITEVGKVAAKGKEEIDAKGKLVAPGFVDVHTHYDGQVTWSQDITPSSQNGVTTAIMGNCGVGFAPCRPADHVRLIQLMEGVEDIPEPVLSAGIPWAWESFPDYMEWLSKRNFDMDIGAQLPHAALRVYVMGERGARRDPATPEDNKAMAALAGDAVRSGALGFSTSRTLNHRTSTGDYTPTLKAGEDELTAIASAMHGVGRSVLQFVLDQSTVDEDLPMMLRVAENTKCPISFSVAQADKAPRRWRQTMDTINEAAARGLSITTQIAARPVGLLLGLELSRNPFQTHPSYRAIAKLPLAERLTHLRRPEVRAAILSETATATDDPLFFRPNYDKMYQLGNPPDYEQPPENALGPQARRQGRQPEELAYDAMLTDEGRGMLYVPFLNYADGNLDAVYEMLREPSAVPGLSDGGAHCGIICDASFPTYLLTHWTRDRSRGEKLSIPFVVAAQSRKTALSVGLYDRGVIAPGFKGDVNVIDYDRLHLHPPKVHYDLPVGGRRLMQQVDGYEATIVSGLVTQRSGKATGARPGKLVRGAQGSKPQFDAAAS, encoded by the coding sequence ATGACCTCGACCCCCGACCTCGTGATCCGCGGCGGCACCATTGCCGATGGCAAGGGTGGCGAATTGTTCGAAGCCGATGTGGCGATTTCCGGCGGGCGCATCACCGAAGTCGGCAAGGTTGCCGCGAAGGGCAAGGAAGAAATCGACGCCAAAGGCAAACTGGTTGCGCCGGGCTTCGTCGACGTCCACACTCATTATGACGGCCAGGTCACCTGGAGCCAGGACATCACGCCCTCGTCGCAGAACGGCGTGACGACAGCGATCATGGGCAATTGCGGCGTCGGTTTCGCGCCCTGCCGTCCGGCCGACCACGTCAGGCTGATCCAGTTGATGGAGGGCGTCGAGGACATCCCGGAGCCAGTGCTGAGCGCCGGCATTCCCTGGGCCTGGGAAAGCTTCCCGGACTACATGGAGTGGCTGTCGAAGCGGAATTTCGACATGGATATCGGCGCGCAACTGCCGCATGCGGCGCTGCGTGTGTACGTGATGGGCGAACGCGGCGCGCGCCGCGATCCCGCAACGCCTGAGGACAACAAGGCGATGGCGGCGCTCGCCGGAGACGCCGTGCGATCGGGCGCACTTGGCTTCTCGACCTCGCGCACCCTCAACCACCGCACCTCGACCGGCGACTACACACCGACGCTGAAAGCGGGCGAAGATGAATTGACCGCGATCGCCAGCGCGATGCACGGCGTTGGCCGCAGCGTGCTGCAATTCGTGCTCGACCAAAGCACCGTCGACGAAGATCTGCCGATGATGCTGCGGGTCGCTGAAAATACCAAATGCCCGATCTCGTTTTCTGTAGCCCAAGCCGACAAGGCGCCGCGACGCTGGCGCCAGACGATGGACACCATCAACGAAGCCGCCGCCCGCGGCCTGTCGATCACGACACAGATTGCCGCGCGTCCCGTCGGGCTGCTGCTTGGGCTGGAATTGTCGCGCAATCCATTCCAGACCCATCCGAGCTACCGCGCGATCGCCAAGCTGCCGCTGGCTGAGCGGCTGACGCATTTGCGCCGGCCCGAAGTGCGCGCCGCCATCCTGAGCGAGACGGCGACGGCGACCGACGATCCGCTGTTCTTCCGGCCAAACTACGACAAGATGTATCAGCTCGGTAATCCCCCGGACTACGAGCAGCCGCCGGAAAATGCGCTCGGCCCGCAAGCCCGCCGCCAGGGCCGGCAGCCGGAAGAGCTCGCCTACGACGCGATGCTGACGGACGAGGGCCGCGGCATGCTCTATGTGCCGTTCCTCAATTATGCCGACGGCAATCTCGATGCCGTATATGAGATGCTGCGCGAACCCAGCGCCGTGCCGGGCCTCTCCGACGGCGGCGCGCATTGCGGCATCATCTGCGACGCCAGCTTCCCGACCTATCTGCTGACGCACTGGACGCGCGACCGCAGCCGCGGCGAAAAGCTGTCGATCCCGTTCGTGGTGGCGGCGCAGTCGCGCAAGACCGCACTCTCGGTCGGCCTCTACGACCGGGGTGTGATCGCGCCGGGCTTCAAGGGCGACGTCAACGTGATCGACTATGACCGCTTGCACCTGCATCCACCGAAAGTGCATTACGACCTGCCGGTCGGCGGCCGTCGCCTGATGCAGCAGGTCGACGGCTATGAGGCCACCATCGTCTCCGGCCTGGTGACGCAGCGCAGCGGCAAGGCGACGGGTGCCCGTCCCGGCAAGCTGGTGCGCGGCGCGCAGGGCTCAAAGCCGCAGTTCGACGCGGCGGCGAGTTAG
- a CDS encoding MFS transporter has product MVDILAAPQQAKADTSLRTLAAISVAHWVSHFHLFVLPMLFPFLKEQLGVGYIELGFALTVFGVVSGLTQAPIGYLADHIGARKVLLIGLTVGGLALIMLGLHLSYVSLIVCAALLGLANSVYHPCDYAILSTHMDEARMGRAFSVHTFAGFLGGAVAPAIMAALVAIVGGLGALIVAGAVGPVVALLLIAVRIPDASSADRKSDGVPAPQQSIVTPAIIVLTIFFMLLGLSNAGISNFGVVALMSGYGVTFSAANIALTAFLGASAAGVLAGGYLADRTKRHGNVAAACFAINAVIITIIATINLPSAVLTAAMGLAGFLGGVIAPSRDMLVRNAAPAGAAGRAFGIVSTGFNFSGILSPLLFGWIMDQNMPHWVFGASVAFMVMTVLLALVTDRKPQSRSESSVKDLMHS; this is encoded by the coding sequence ATGGTCGACATTCTGGCCGCACCGCAACAAGCCAAAGCGGACACTTCGCTGCGTACGCTCGCTGCGATTTCGGTCGCCCATTGGGTCAGCCATTTCCATCTCTTCGTGCTGCCGATGCTGTTTCCGTTCCTCAAAGAACAGCTTGGCGTCGGCTATATCGAGCTCGGTTTTGCGCTCACCGTGTTCGGCGTCGTCTCCGGCCTGACGCAGGCGCCGATCGGCTACCTCGCCGACCATATCGGCGCGCGAAAGGTGCTGCTGATCGGCCTCACCGTCGGCGGCCTGGCGCTGATCATGCTCGGCCTGCATCTGAGTTACGTCTCGCTGATCGTCTGCGCCGCGCTGCTTGGGCTCGCCAACAGCGTCTATCACCCGTGCGACTATGCGATCCTGTCGACGCATATGGATGAAGCGCGGATGGGCCGGGCGTTTTCGGTCCACACTTTTGCGGGCTTCCTTGGCGGCGCGGTGGCGCCTGCGATCATGGCCGCGCTGGTGGCAATCGTCGGCGGTCTCGGCGCCCTGATCGTGGCCGGCGCGGTCGGCCCTGTTGTGGCGCTGCTGTTGATCGCGGTCCGCATTCCCGATGCGAGCTCGGCCGATCGCAAGTCCGATGGCGTGCCGGCGCCGCAGCAGAGCATCGTGACGCCGGCCATCATCGTGCTGACGATCTTCTTCATGCTGCTCGGCCTGTCCAACGCCGGCATCAGCAATTTCGGCGTGGTCGCGCTGATGAGTGGCTATGGCGTGACATTCTCGGCCGCCAATATCGCGCTGACCGCCTTTCTCGGCGCCAGCGCGGCCGGCGTGCTGGCCGGCGGCTACCTCGCCGACCGCACGAAGCGCCACGGCAATGTCGCCGCCGCGTGCTTTGCGATCAACGCCGTCATCATCACGATCATTGCGACGATCAACCTGCCGTCGGCCGTGCTGACCGCCGCGATGGGGCTGGCCGGATTCCTCGGCGGCGTCATCGCGCCCTCGCGCGACATGCTGGTGCGCAACGCCGCTCCGGCAGGCGCGGCCGGACGGGCGTTCGGCATCGTGTCGACCGGATTCAATTTCAGCGGCATCCTCAGCCCGTTGTTGTTCGGCTGGATCATGGACCAGAACATGCCGCATTGGGTGTTTGGCGCCTCCGTCGCCTTTATGGTCATGACGGTGCTGCTGGCGCTCGTAACCGACCGCAAGCCGCAGAGCCGGTCAGAGAGCTCGGTCAAGGACCTAATGCATTCCTGA
- a CDS encoding transcriptional regulator — protein MDDEPKSAAELKEIRLNRKRTQEVEGIKAMAEIAAADIAIRKRTEKLRALRLAKEAADRENPPEPAVKSKAKTKAAKRG, from the coding sequence ATGGACGATGAGCCGAAGAGCGCCGCCGAACTGAAGGAGATTCGGCTGAATCGGAAGCGCACCCAGGAAGTCGAAGGCATCAAGGCGATGGCCGAGATCGCGGCCGCCGACATCGCGATCCGAAAGCGGACCGAGAAGTTGCGCGCGCTCCGTCTGGCAAAGGAAGCGGCCGACCGTGAAAACCCGCCGGAACCGGCGGTTAAAAGCAAGGCCAAGACCAAGGCCGCGAAAAGAGGCTGA
- a CDS encoding DUF6925 family protein, protein MSAAAIDLLPREISNPDTQWSLGTFGAIAEFSRAPDEPVRLSQTPEAVSAVTARGGIALKPHPAIRPFASEGITRTGWNQRVALCLPRDDCAMHQRIALTEIGPDHEAPREEDRNCVLFDLGFGALQIDCCIRIDDHSLAARLREHAGRAVFEPGNPAMAMILAANPHRVFISRLGRIEVYQPIPPPLGKSPEGPHTHVLPRLLQSRRTHPATEPVPQGWIPCAHLYPPHPARDGLGEARPFYATHHHAFQRMMAACGDPAALATKRRVVDAVLAGEPPTAVAGDRHGRISVRIALRQMKSQGHASAALSAWLASFDAAAPDEADDDAALQNEG, encoded by the coding sequence ATGAGCGCCGCAGCCATCGATCTCTTGCCGCGGGAGATATCCAATCCCGATACGCAATGGAGCCTCGGCACCTTCGGCGCCATCGCCGAATTTTCGCGCGCCCCTGACGAGCCGGTGCGCTTGAGCCAAACGCCTGAGGCCGTTTCGGCCGTGACGGCGCGCGGCGGCATTGCCCTCAAACCGCATCCCGCCATCCGCCCCTTCGCGTCGGAAGGCATCACCAGGACCGGGTGGAATCAACGGGTCGCGCTTTGCCTGCCGCGAGATGATTGCGCCATGCACCAGCGCATTGCGCTGACGGAGATCGGCCCTGATCACGAAGCGCCGCGTGAGGAAGACCGGAATTGTGTTCTGTTCGATCTGGGTTTCGGCGCGCTGCAGATCGATTGCTGTATTCGAATCGACGATCACAGCCTCGCTGCGCGATTGCGCGAACATGCCGGCCGCGCCGTGTTCGAGCCCGGCAATCCCGCCATGGCAATGATCCTCGCGGCCAATCCGCACCGCGTCTTCATCAGCCGGCTCGGCCGCATCGAGGTCTATCAGCCGATCCCGCCGCCCTTGGGCAAGAGCCCGGAGGGACCGCACACGCATGTGCTGCCGCGGCTCCTGCAAAGCCGGCGAACCCATCCCGCGACCGAGCCGGTGCCTCAGGGGTGGATTCCCTGCGCGCATCTCTATCCGCCGCATCCGGCACGGGACGGCCTGGGCGAGGCCCGGCCGTTCTACGCCACCCACCATCATGCCTTTCAGCGGATGATGGCCGCGTGCGGCGATCCCGCAGCCCTTGCGACCAAGCGGCGGGTGGTCGATGCGGTGCTTGCCGGCGAGCCGCCCACGGCGGTGGCCGGTGACCGCCACGGCCGGATCAGCGTCCGCATCGCATTGCGGCAGATGAAGTCGCAGGGCCATGCGTCGGCGGCGCTGAGCGCCTGGCTGGCGAGCTTCGATGCTGCGGCGCCCGACGAGGCCGACGACGACGCGGCCCTTCAAAATGAGGGCTGA
- a CDS encoding TonB-dependent receptor, protein MSSTIATRQRRYWLASSFLIPVVSLGISGAQAQQTPSEQLPPIEITSPTDPNRTRAKPTYGEPSTSRRAVPRTSPTPRTDAASAPGPVADSFSTGVGAVRQFNGIVGTSTAVITAQDIARSPAYTVQEIIAQTPGVQLTSLFGGVNGARTSVDLRGFGAFASSNTLLLINGRRVNDVDIQGVDFSTIPRDSIERIEITRGNSGAVLYGDNAIGGVINIVLKNGVGGPPVAIRAEAGVGSFNQRQASISAATNYGPWSTSFYGNGIKSDGYRVNNALDQRNGVGNLNYTTPGLTAFLTLSGDDQKLGFPGGRTVDPATGLNQLVTNRRGTNTPFDYGNQQGANATAGFTKTLMNGVDLIVDGGVRDKKQQAGFFGLLPTIPFNYVDSHLQTWSITPRLSIKNVIFGMPSAILTGVDYYDATYHSERPVAKGMIPIHTYDLSQQTLAGYFQQTIGLLPTTDFSYGGRLQRTTLKARDILQNDPNCAIFFSCSVQNFPLDSEEGQYALHIGLEHRFNNVFSVFGRAARAFRTPNVDERLSSGPAFDPFFNALPGDFRLKTQTSHDIEGGVRIKSGPLEVQSSIYNMDLENELQFNPIQRFNVNLDPTRRYGSETSASFRVSDTVQLRGGMAYTRAVFREGPFAGNDVPLVSRYTGSAGVSWNIWQNYLVADATVRAWSERFMDNDQANTQRLIPASATVDFKLSGAYERFFWSISVNNIFDALYYDYAVASMFTPGRFSAYPLPGRTYMVKVGATF, encoded by the coding sequence ATGTCTTCCACCATCGCCACGCGGCAGCGCCGCTACTGGCTTGCCTCCAGTTTCCTGATACCTGTCGTATCGCTCGGCATTTCCGGCGCGCAGGCGCAGCAGACGCCATCCGAGCAATTGCCGCCGATCGAGATCACCTCGCCCACCGACCCGAACCGGACCCGCGCCAAGCCGACCTACGGTGAGCCATCAACCTCGCGCCGCGCGGTGCCTCGCACATCTCCGACACCCCGCACCGACGCTGCGTCGGCACCCGGCCCGGTAGCGGACTCGTTCTCGACCGGCGTAGGCGCTGTCCGGCAATTCAACGGCATCGTCGGCACATCGACCGCGGTCATAACAGCGCAGGATATCGCGCGTTCGCCGGCCTACACCGTACAGGAAATTATCGCACAGACACCGGGCGTGCAACTGACGAGCCTGTTTGGCGGCGTTAATGGCGCAAGGACCAGTGTTGACCTCCGTGGCTTCGGTGCGTTCGCCTCCTCCAATACCCTGCTCCTCATCAATGGACGCAGGGTCAATGACGTCGACATACAAGGTGTGGATTTCTCGACCATTCCGCGCGATTCGATCGAGCGCATCGAAATCACCCGCGGCAACAGTGGCGCGGTGCTGTACGGCGACAATGCGATCGGCGGCGTCATCAACATCGTCCTGAAGAACGGCGTCGGCGGCCCACCGGTCGCGATCCGCGCTGAAGCCGGCGTCGGATCGTTCAACCAGCGGCAGGCCTCGATTTCGGCCGCGACCAATTACGGGCCGTGGTCGACGTCGTTCTACGGCAACGGCATCAAGTCCGATGGCTATCGGGTCAACAACGCCCTCGACCAGCGCAATGGCGTCGGCAATTTGAATTACACCACGCCCGGTCTCACCGCGTTCCTGACGCTGTCGGGCGACGACCAGAAGCTGGGTTTCCCCGGCGGCCGCACCGTTGATCCGGCGACCGGCCTGAACCAGCTCGTCACCAACCGCCGCGGCACCAATACCCCGTTCGACTATGGCAACCAGCAGGGCGCCAACGCCACTGCCGGCTTCACCAAGACCTTGATGAACGGCGTTGACCTCATCGTCGATGGCGGCGTGCGCGACAAGAAGCAGCAGGCCGGGTTCTTCGGGCTGTTGCCGACGATTCCGTTCAACTATGTCGACAGCCATCTGCAGACATGGTCGATCACGCCGCGCTTGAGCATCAAGAACGTGATCTTCGGAATGCCTTCGGCCATCCTGACCGGCGTCGATTATTACGACGCGACCTATCACTCAGAGCGTCCGGTCGCCAAAGGCATGATCCCCATTCACACCTACGATTTGTCACAGCAAACGCTCGCCGGGTACTTTCAGCAAACCATCGGGTTACTGCCGACGACAGATTTTTCATATGGCGGACGCCTGCAACGGACCACCCTGAAAGCCCGGGACATTCTCCAGAACGATCCGAACTGCGCGATATTCTTTTCGTGCAGCGTCCAGAATTTCCCGCTGGATTCCGAGGAAGGGCAATACGCCCTGCATATCGGCCTCGAACATCGCTTCAATAATGTGTTCTCGGTGTTTGGGCGGGCCGCACGCGCGTTCCGCACGCCGAACGTCGATGAAAGGCTCTCCTCGGGTCCCGCCTTCGACCCCTTCTTCAACGCGCTTCCCGGTGACTTCAGGCTGAAGACCCAGACCTCTCATGACATCGAGGGCGGCGTTCGCATCAAATCCGGACCGCTCGAAGTTCAATCGAGCATCTATAACATGGACCTCGAGAACGAACTCCAGTTCAACCCGATACAACGCTTCAACGTCAATCTCGATCCGACCCGCCGCTACGGCTCGGAAACCAGCGCGTCGTTTCGTGTCAGCGATACCGTGCAGTTGCGCGGCGGCATGGCCTATACCCGTGCGGTGTTCCGCGAAGGCCCGTTTGCCGGCAACGACGTTCCGCTGGTGTCCCGCTACACCGGCAGCGCCGGCGTCAGCTGGAATATCTGGCAGAACTATCTCGTCGCCGACGCCACGGTGCGCGCCTGGAGCGAGCGCTTCATGGACAACGACCAGGCCAATACCCAACGCCTGATTCCAGCGAGCGCAACGGTCGATTTCAAGCTGAGCGGCGCGTACGAGCGCTTCTTCTGGTCGATCTCCGTCAACAATATCTTCGACGCGCTGTACTACGACTACGCCGTCGCGAGCATGTTCACGCCGGGTCGCTTCTCGGCCTATCCGCTTCCCGGCCGCACCTACATGGTGAAGGTCGGCGCGACGTTCTGA
- a CDS encoding iron ABC transporter permease, which produces MSVEAVTVTNEDAARRRIGATAALAALVGLLVLISLGIGPVRLSPLAVAEALFGGGSEVSQVIVREIRLPRTLLALAIGAILGLSGASLQGLLRNPLASPELFGAPQSAAFGAVLVIALGLADVRSYALPVAAIIAAFVSVFGLLTIAGRNAGLLILILSGLAISSFAGAATALVMNLSSNPFVVLEIAFWLLGSLEDRSFQHVMLAFPFIIAGAIMLFSQRHAFRALSLGEETAQSLGVDVGRLRLFVISGVALGVGGAVAVTGTIGFIGLVAPHLMRPLIGHDPGRLLVPSALAGSALLLAADIAVRIIPSTSDIKVGVLTSIIGVPFFLYLIMRERRALGGGVA; this is translated from the coding sequence ATGAGTGTTGAGGCTGTAACCGTGACCAACGAGGATGCCGCGCGCCGGCGGATCGGCGCGACCGCGGCGCTTGCCGCCCTCGTTGGGCTGCTGGTGCTGATCTCGCTGGGTATTGGTCCGGTGCGGCTGTCGCCGCTTGCCGTGGCGGAAGCGCTGTTCGGCGGCGGCAGCGAGGTTTCGCAGGTGATCGTGCGGGAAATCCGCCTGCCGCGGACGCTCTTGGCGCTGGCGATCGGCGCCATCCTCGGGCTGTCAGGCGCATCGCTGCAGGGCCTGTTGCGCAATCCGCTGGCCTCGCCCGAGTTGTTCGGCGCGCCGCAATCGGCCGCGTTCGGTGCGGTGCTGGTGATCGCCTTGGGGCTGGCCGACGTGCGCTCCTACGCGCTGCCGGTCGCGGCGATCATCGCGGCGTTCGTTTCGGTGTTCGGGCTGCTGACCATCGCCGGGCGCAATGCCGGGCTGCTCATCCTCATCCTCTCGGGCCTCGCGATTTCGAGCTTCGCGGGCGCGGCCACCGCGCTGGTGATGAACCTCTCCAGCAATCCCTTCGTGGTGCTGGAGATCGCGTTCTGGCTGCTCGGCTCGCTGGAGGACCGCAGTTTTCAGCATGTCATGCTGGCGTTTCCCTTCATCATTGCCGGCGCGATCATGCTGTTCAGCCAGCGCCATGCCTTTCGCGCGCTGAGCCTGGGCGAGGAAACCGCGCAAAGCCTCGGCGTCGATGTCGGCCGCCTGCGGCTGTTCGTGATTTCGGGCGTGGCGCTCGGCGTCGGCGGCGCGGTCGCCGTCACCGGCACCATCGGTTTCATAGGGCTGGTCGCGCCGCATCTGATGCGACCATTGATCGGCCACGATCCGGGACGGCTGTTGGTGCCGAGCGCGCTCGCAGGCTCGGCGCTGCTGCTGGCGGCCGATATCGCTGTTCGTATCATTCCCTCGACATCGGACATCAAGGTCGGCGTGCTGACCTCGATCATCGGCGTGCCGTTCTTCCTCTATCTGATCATGCGCGAACGCCGCGCGCTCGGCGGAGGCGTCGCATGA
- a CDS encoding ABC transporter ATP-binding protein encodes MSEVALLIARGLGVRLAGRVVLKDVSLALSPGHLVALVGPNGAGKTTLLRALAGLIPSEGEIEIGGIALASLPLRERAKRFGYLPQGHVVHWPLPARDIVALGRYPHGATDPARLSPKDAEAVLRAMQAVDVMAFSDRRVTELSGGERSRVALARALAVEAPVILADEPTASLDPRHQIDVMKNLRVTADKGVLVIVVTHDLGLAARFADHVLVLREGRLVSQGGPAAALSEQVMADVFRISAYRAEFQREAVIVPWADI; translated from the coding sequence ATGAGCGAGGTGGCGCTTCTGATCGCAAGGGGACTCGGCGTGCGGCTCGCCGGCCGCGTCGTGCTGAAAGACGTTTCGCTGGCGCTGTCGCCGGGACATCTGGTGGCGCTGGTCGGGCCGAACGGCGCCGGCAAGACCACGCTGTTGCGGGCGCTGGCGGGATTGATCCCGTCCGAAGGCGAGATCGAGATCGGCGGCATCGCACTAGCTTCGCTTCCGCTGCGCGAGCGCGCAAAACGCTTTGGCTATCTGCCGCAGGGGCATGTGGTGCATTGGCCGCTGCCGGCGCGCGACATCGTGGCGCTCGGCCGCTATCCGCATGGCGCCACCGATCCGGCGCGGCTGTCGCCCAAAGATGCGGAGGCGGTGCTGCGCGCGATGCAGGCGGTCGACGTGATGGCGTTCAGCGATCGCCGCGTCACGGAATTGTCCGGCGGCGAGCGCAGCCGCGTCGCGCTGGCGCGCGCGCTGGCGGTGGAGGCACCGGTCATCCTGGCCGACGAGCCGACCGCCTCGCTCGACCCGCGGCATCAGATCGACGTCATGAAGAATCTGCGGGTGACTGCCGACAAGGGCGTGCTCGTCATTGTCGTGACGCATGATCTGGGATTGGCGGCGCGGTTTGCCGACCATGTGCTGGTGCTGCGCGAAGGCCGCCTGGTGTCGCAGGGCGGGCCGGCGGCGGCGCTGTCCGAGCAGGTGATGGCTGACGTGTTCAGGATCTCGGCCTATCGCGCGGAATTCCAGCGCGAGGCCGTGATCGTGCCGTGGGCGGATATCTGA
- a CDS encoding ABC transporter substrate-binding protein encodes MDRYLVRWRLAFLVAVMALALPGSTAFAANLPRLVSMNVCTDQLLLTLADPEQILGLSRFSRDGWQSQAGDMSRYPVLSGGAEDVLLIRPDIVVASAFDKRSTRELLKAKGLRLAELAVPRTLDEARQQIREAGDITGHPDRAAAEIARLDAALARARHAVSERHYRVLPLSRRGWVAGSDSFVGSLLSEIGLRSAAGDLGFAFGGFASLEAIVNLRPDFIVVSQAGDTARDDGQAFLLHPALERFYPPEKRIVIPERMTECGGVLLADALDALTAEVKRVGN; translated from the coding sequence ATGGATCGATATCTGGTGCGATGGCGGCTGGCATTTCTGGTCGCGGTGATGGCACTTGCGTTGCCGGGCAGCACTGCGTTCGCAGCCAATCTGCCGCGCCTGGTGTCGATGAATGTCTGCACCGACCAATTGCTGCTGACGCTGGCCGACCCCGAGCAGATTCTGGGATTGAGCCGGTTTTCGCGGGACGGCTGGCAATCGCAGGCGGGCGACATGAGCCGCTATCCGGTTCTCTCCGGAGGAGCCGAAGACGTGCTGCTCATCAGGCCCGACATCGTCGTCGCCAGCGCGTTCGACAAGCGCTCGACGCGGGAACTGTTGAAGGCCAAGGGGCTTCGTCTCGCCGAACTCGCCGTGCCGCGAACCCTCGACGAAGCGCGGCAGCAGATCCGCGAGGCTGGCGACATCACCGGTCATCCCGATCGCGCGGCGGCGGAAATCGCACGGCTTGATGCCGCGCTGGCGCGCGCCCGCCACGCGGTCTCGGAGCGCCATTACCGCGTGCTGCCGTTGTCGCGGCGCGGCTGGGTGGCGGGCAGCGACAGCTTTGTCGGGTCGCTGCTCAGCGAAATTGGCTTGCGCAGCGCAGCCGGTGATCTCGGCTTTGCCTTCGGCGGCTTTGCTTCGCTGGAAGCGATCGTGAACTTACGGCCGGACTTCATCGTGGTTTCGCAGGCCGGCGACACTGCGAGGGACGACGGCCAGGCGTTCCTGCTGCATCCGGCGCTGGAGCGTTTTTATCCACCGGAAAAGCGCATCGTGATTCCGGAGCGCATGACCGAGTGCGGCGGCGTGCTGCTGGCGGATGCGCTGGATGCGCTGACGGCGGAGGTGAAGCGGGTGGGAAACTAA